Within the Govania unica genome, the region GCCAATCGTCCAGCCGCGCGAGCAATCCAGCATCCGAAAAATCCGGCCAGCCGCCGTCCGGGTCATGGCGGGCGGCAAACTCCACCCGGCCGCGAAAGGCTTCAAGCTCCCGCGTCCAGGGCAAGGCCGCGAGCCCGAGCATCCGGATGCCGTCGGCCACCGCCGCCCGCATACGCTCCGGCGCGGGGCGCACCGGCCGTTCGGCGAGGATCAGCGCATCGAGCCGTTCCTGCTCCACCGCCTGCACGGCGCGGTTGCGTGGGTCCCAGGCGACGGTCAGCTGGGTCTCCATACGGTCGGCGAACAGCTCCTCGATGTCATCGAGATCAAGCGGGGCGGCCAGATAAATCCGCGCCGTCGCACGGTCGCCATCCAGCGCGGCAATGGCCAGATATTCGGAATTGGCCAATGGGTCCGTGGGGTCCAGCTGCGCCCCCCGTCCATTGGCCAGCTGATAACTGCCACGCGCGTCGCCACGCCGCCGCGCCACCCGGTCAGGGTAAGCAAGCGCCAGCAACGGCCCGCTGCGATCGATGATGGCCGCAGGATCCGGCATGACCAGTTTGTCGGGGGTAAGCCGTCTGGCCGTTTCGATCAGGCGGCGAAACACGCCGTCGCGTTCCCGGCCCATGGCCTCGATCCGGCTTCTAAGGTCGCGGTCGGCCCGGGCCCGGTCGGCGCGAAACGGGTCGCGATCCCCAAGCGTGGCGGCGATCAGCGCGGCCAGCCCACCATCAGCCTTGCCGCGTATCAGCATATGGGCCAGCCGGGGATGAACGGGCAGGGCGGCCATCTCCCGTCCATGCGCCGTGACAAGCCCCGCGTCATCCAGCGCCCCAAGACGCTGCAACAGATCCCGCGCCTGGGCCAGGGCGGCGGCGGGCGGCGGGGTCAGCCACTGCAACTCATTGGCGTCGCTCGTGCCCCAGACCGCAAGCTCCAGCGCGAGCGGCGCAAGATCGGCAGCCATGATTTCCGGCGGCGTGAAGGCCAGCAGCGCGCGATCCTCAGCCTCGGTCCACAGGCGGTAACAGACGCCGGGGGCCACGCGTCCGGCCCGGCCCCGGCGTTGGGTGGCCGAGGCGGCGGAGACTTTGACCGTCTCAAGCCGGGTCATGCCGGACACCGGATCGAACACCGGCAAGCGTGCCCGCCCGCAATCAATCACCACCCGCACGCCGTCAATGGTCAGGGAGGTTTCGGCGATGGAGGTGGCAATAACAATCTTGCGCATCCCGGCCGGGGCCGGTCGAATGGCCTGATCCTGCTCCGCCGCCGAAAGATCGCCATAAAGCGGCGCGAGCAACACATGGGAGGGCAGCCCATCGGCCAGCCGATCCGTCAACCGGCGGATTTCGCCAACCCCGGGCAGGAACACCAGAATGCTGCCGTCCTCGTCCTCAAGCGCTCGCCGCACGGCGCGCAGGCTGTCGGCCACAAGGTCGCCGCTCCCCGTGCGGTCCAGAAACCGCGTCTCCACCGGATAACTCCGGCCTTCCGAACGCAGAACCTCAGCCCCGCCCAGCAAGGCGGCCACCGGCGCGCCATCAAGGGTGGCCGACATGATCAGGATCTTGAGATCGGGCCTGAGCGCGTCTCGCGCCTCAAGCGTCAGCGCGAGTCCAAGATCGGCGTCCAGGCTGCGTTCGTGAAATTCGTCAAAGATCACCAGCGCCACATCGCTCAGTTCGGGGTCGCGTTGCAGGCGGCGGATCAGCACGCCTTCGGTCACCACCTCGATGCGGGTGTCGCGGCTGATCTTGCGTTCCAGCCGCATGGCATAGCCGACGGTGCCGCCAACCTCTTCGCCCAAAGTCTGCGCCATGCGCCGGGCGGCAGCGCGAGCGGCGATGCGGCGCGGCTCCAGCATGAGGATTTTGCGATCAGCGCGCCAGCTTTCCCCAAGCAGGGCCAGCGGTACAACAGTGGTCTTCCCCGCGCCCGGCGGGGCCTCAAGCACCAGACCGCCGGACCGCGCGAGCCCGGCGCGGATGGCGGGGAGCACGTCATCGATGGGTAAATTGAAAACATCAGGCACAGAAATCATGGCCGGACTTTAGCCCATAGCCAGGCCCGAGGGAATTGAAGAGAGCGCCGTATTTAGCCGAAGATGTCACACTCCCTAATGGTGGGGTGCTTCCTCGCTGTCCGCGTCATCGTCATCGTCGGGGTTAAGATCGGCCTTGCTGGCCACCTCGTCGTCGAGGCCGCTGCGCTCGCTGAAAAAGCCAAGGGCCATCAATCCACCGCCGATCATCACCGACAAGGAGACGCCGAGAATGGCGGCGAAGATCACATGAATGCTGACGGAATCCTGGCCGAGCGAATAATAAAAAAGCGTCCCGCCCACCATGATGAAGGCCAGAACGGCAAGCATGACCAGGCGGCGTTTCAAAATGCCCATGGCCATTTTGCGTTGTATTGGATCTTGAACCATCTCGACTCCGTCTCCCTTTGGTTGGTGTTTTCAAAGGGTAAGGTCTCGTGGACTCATGTAGTTACAAAAGCATACGCTCATACGGGCAAAAGGCGAGGGGTCATTGAAAATTGAAAAGCCACAAAATTCGGAGCATCATGTATCGTGGGAATAATCAATTTTAACGATAGCATTTCATTCGCGTTTTGATTGCAATCAAACAAGCCTTGGCCGCCTGTGTAGCCTATGTCACCATTTGCCCAGAGTGCTTTATGTCGACGAGGTTTGAGGCGCATAATTTGCATGGGTGCTTCCGTTGTCATGCATATACCGCATAGCAGGTCCTGTGACGTTTGCGCTCCTCGATCTGGGGATAGCTGGTAAATTTGCGCCCCATCTCACAGGCTGGAACAGGCTCCAATGATTTTGCCCGGACGGAAGGAATGGATCTTCTCGGTCAAGGCGTTCATTGGCGCCATGTCGGCTGTCTATATTGCCTTTCAAATAGATTTGTCGCGCCCGGTCTGGGCCATGCTGACCGCCTATATCGTCGCCCAGCCGCTGGCTGGCATGGTGCAGTCGAAGGCGGTTTATCGCGCGATCGGCACGGTGATCGGCTCGGCGCTGGCCATTGTGGTGGTTACCGAATTCATCAATGCGCCCGAGCTGATGACGCTCATTCTGGCGCTGTGGGTGGCGCTTTGCGTCTATGTGACGGTGCTCGAAAAATCTCCGCGCAGTTACATGCTGATGCTATCCGGCTATACGGTGGTCATTATCGCCAGCCAAAGCGTGACCACGCCGGACCTGATTTTCGATACCGCCTTGTCGCGTTGCGAGGAAATTCTGCTCGGCATCGGCTGCGCTATTCTCGCCAACAATCTGATCTTTCCGCAACGGGTGGGGCCGGTTCTGCTGGCCCGGCTGGACAGCTGGCTGCAGGATGCGGTCAAATTGACCCGTGGGGTCTTGAACGGAATGGGCGACAAGGCTGAAGCCGACCGCGATTTCGCCCGGCTGACCAGCGACGCCATCGCCCTTGATGCGCTGCGTTTTCACGCGGTCTATGACACGCCGAAACTGCGCGCGGCGGAAAATGTGATCATTGCGCTGCGTCACCGCATGCAGAATTTGCTGCCCCTGCTGGTCGGGGTGCAGGATCGCGGCATCACCCTCAGACTGCGCAGCCCCGCGGTTTATGATCAGGCCGCGCCCCTGCTCAGGCGGACGGCTGCCTGGTTGGACGATCCGAAGGGCACACCGTCATCGGCTGCGGATATTCAACTCGATCTGGCCGCAGCCATGCCGAGCGATCTGGACATCCGCAAAAGCTGGGACCAATTGCTGTTGCGCACCATTCTTCAACGACTGTCGGATATCATCTCGGCTTGGGGCGAATGCTATGGGCTCCGACGCAACATAGATTCCATTTCCCGCGATCAGCCGCCGGTCTCCGGCCCGGCCCGGATTGCGGTGCATCGCGATCATTTGGTCGCGGCGCTGTCGGGGATGGCTGCGGCGGTGTCCGTGGGACTGACCGGGCTGTTCTGGATGTTTACCGGCTGGCCGCATGGTTCGGTGGCCATGATGATGTCGGCCGTCGGCGCCAGCATTTTCTCGGCCCAGGACGATCCGGGGCCGGTGGTGGTCAGGTTTTTGTATCTGTCGATCCCGGCAGCCATGATCGCCGGAGTTTATGAAGTCGCCATATTTCCGGCTTTCAGCGATTTTCCAATGCTGGTTCTGGTGCTGGCGCCAACCTATTTGATATTGGGCGCGTTTTTGGCCATTCCGGCCTATGCCCCGTCTATGATGCCGCTCCTTCTTGGCGCGACGGGTATTCTGTCCATTTCGAACACGCTGCCGATCGATTTCGAGAATTTCGTCAATGGCGCCGTAGCCCAGGTGTTTGGCCTCGGGATTTCCGCAATCGTTCTTATGCTGATGCGTCGTTTGGGTACCGATTGGGCGGCGGCGCGCTTAATGGGGGCGGTCCGCCGTGATCTCGTGAGGATCGCGGCCGGAGACCCGACCCTGCGACAGGCCGAGTTTGAAAGCCGCATGACCGATCGCCTGGCTGAGCTTGTGCCGAGGCTCGCCGGGTCAGAGGCAAAACGCCATCAGGTCATGACGGATGCTCAGGCGGGTTACAGGCTTGGGCTCAATATGCTGGCGCTTCAACAAATCCGCCCCGACTTGCCGGGAACTGTGGGGCCCGCGGTGACGGAGCTTCTGCGCGCTCTCCAACGCTATTTCAGCATCGTCATACCGGATCAGGCCAAGATCAACGATCTTGTGGGGCAGCATGATCTTGTCATGCGTCTTATTGCTCAGGCGGACGTCTCCGCCACGACCACACAGGCGCTGATCATCCTTGGCGGCATGCGTCATTCGCTGCTTATTCATAATTCGTTGAATGAGTCCGTGACCAAGGCCGTCTCCCAATTTGTCGATCCGCTGGTGGAAGGACAGCCCGCATGATCAAGGAAATCGATTTTTTCGGGCTTTACCTGACCCCGATGCTGGCCTGGATGATTCTGACCTTTGGCATCTGGCTGCTGGTCTGTCGGATCCTCGAATATGTCGATGCCTATCGTTTCGTCTGGCATCGCAGCCTGTTCAATGTTGCGCTCTACGTTATCCTTCTCGGCGGTGTCACCTATGTCCTGCCGCGCATTCTGTACTGACCGGAGTCTCTAATGCCGCCACTTGTGAAAATTGCGATCCGCGTTGCCGTGACGATTGCGGCGCTTTGGATCGCCTGGATCGTCGGCAACAGGCTGTGGGATTATTATATGAACGAACCCTGGACGCGGGACGGTCGTATCCGCGCCGATATTGTGCAGGTTGCGACGGATGTGTCGGGGCTTGTGATCCGGGTCCAGGTGATCGACGATCAGTTTGTCAAAAAGGGCGATGTGCTATTCGAAATCGACCGTATTCGCTATGAAGCGGCGAAGGCCCAGGCGGTGGCCGCTCTGGCCCGGGCCCGTGTCGATATGCTGCAACAACAGCGTGACGCCGAACGTTTCCGCAAAATCGGCCCGGGTGCCGTCACCGCCATCCAAAGCGAGCAAACCGAAGCCGCCGCCGACATGGCCCGCGCCACCTATCAGCAGGCCCAGGCCAATTTAAAGCTGGCGGAGATCAATATTGAACGCACAGAGGTCCGCTCCCCGGTCAATGGCTATGTCACCAATCTTACCTTGAAAGACGGGGAATATGTCACCACGGGGCAGGCGGTCATGGCCCTGGTCGACAGCGACAGCTTTCGCATTGATGGCTATTTCGAGGAAACCAAATTGCCGCGCATTCGGGTAGGCGACCCGGCAACCATCCGCATCATGGGAGTGGAGCAATCCTTGAAAGGCCATGTGGAAAGCATCGCAGCAGGCATCGCCGACCGCGACCGCACCAAAAGCCCGGATCTGATCGCCAATGTGAACCCCACCTTCAACTGGGTGCGGCTGGCGCAGCGCATCCCGGTACGCATTAAAATCGATGATCTTCCTAAAGGAATGCGCTTGATCGCCGGACAGACGACAACGGTTATCGTCGGGTATGAGCAAAAATCAAAACCAGCGGACAAGAAAACGACCGTCCCGGCCGCACAGCAAAAGCCCTAAAAGAGAAAGCCCCGGTCTGCTTGCATGCAGATCAGGGCTTTCCCTTTTAGTCCATTTCTGGACCCTTTTGCCGTCTTGACGGACGCCGAGACGTCTTCGATCGGCAAAAGTATCTCGGTTCAGAAATCTTACCCCCGTGCGTGGCAACAAATCAAGTCGTGGCCACCCCGAGCGGCTTTGATCCTTTTTCCAGCATGTTAGGCAGGGCGCAGCGGATCAGCCAAAGCGGGGCCTCCGCGAAACCGCCGCGACTCGCGGAAAATCAGCGGCGCGCGAGGTAATCCGAGGCGGTGGTAGGCCCTTGGGCAACGGTATCGTCGTGGCGCTGGATAAATTTGCGCGATTCAAAGAAATATTTGGGGCCTGACGGCATGTTCGCCTTGACCATGGCGGCGGCCAGAGCCTCTTTCTTGTCGGCCGGGGTCGTGGCGGGCTGGATCAGGACGAAATCCCAACCGGCGCCATCGCTATGGATATAAAGCTGACGCGGCGGCAGGCCGACGCTGACATTGATCTCATCGAGCTTTTTGATGGATTCAAGGAAGGCTTCATGCTGGCCGGGCACGATATGATAAATTTCGATCATGGTCTCTTCGACGGGTTTCGGCTTGTCTGCCCAGGCGGAGCTGGTCATGAGGCCAGCAATCAAAAGGCTGGAGATAAATTTCATGTGGACATCCCTTTTTTTAGAATAAGATCCTCAGCATAGCTAAGCTGGTTGCCCCTGCATGCGCCTCGCGGTCGTTTTCCGTCGTATCCGGGCCAGAAATGTAAATGAACACAGAATTTTGTGACGTCAGTCCCACTGGTTGCCTTATACTGGCAAGCGTTAACCTTATTACGTGACTTCAGTACGTGGTTTAAGTTTCCGCTAACAATCGCATGCAATTCTCAAGTCATTGGGGGGCGACGATTAAGCAGACCTTGAAAAAGCCGGCGTTGGTTCTGTTGCTCATCGTTCTTGGGCTTGGCGGCTGGTGGTGGCACAGCCACAACACTCCGGACTCAACCACTGCGGGCCATGGCAAGAAAGGCGCTGGTGATCGCGTGGTTCCGGCGGTTATTGCCAAGGCCGAAATTGCCGATGTTCCCATTATCATCACCGCGCTTGGAACCATAACGGCACGTGAACAGGCCACGGTGCACACACGGGTCGATGGCCTGTTGCAAGACCTGCTGTTTAAAGAAGGCGATCTGGTCAAGGCGGGCAGTGTGATCGCCAGGATCGATTCACGTCCCTTTGATGCGACGCTCAAGGCTGCCGTGGGGCAGCTGGCAAGGGATCAGGCACAGCTTGATTCCGGACGTCTGGATTTGAAGCGCTATCAAACGCTGCTCGCCCAGGATTCCATTGCGAGCCAGCAGGTCGACGATCAGCAGGCCCTGGTCAAGCAACTGGAAGGCACCGTCGCCTCGGACGTAGGGAGCGTGGACACGGCGCGCTTGAATGTGGTCTTTACCAAGGTCACGGCCCCTATAACGGGGATTGCCGGATTGCGTCAGGTCACAGTCGGAAATCTGGTCTCCACAACCGACGTGAACGGCATTGTCATCATTGCTCAGCTTCAGCCGATCACCGCCGTCTTTGCCGTCCCGCAGGAAAATCTGCCGAAAGTCATGGAGAAATTGCGCGATGCCAATGGCAAACAGCGCGAACTGACGGTCGATGCGCTCGACCGCACCGGGAAGACCATACTTGATAGTGGCAAGCTTCTGGCGCTCGACAATCAAATCGACAGCACCACCGGAACTTTGATGTTCAAGGGGTTGTTCGAAAACAAAGCAAGCCGGTTGTTTCCCGGTCAGTTTGTCAATATCCGGCTGACGATCGATACCCTGCATGGCGCGGTGGTCGTGCCGCAGGGGGCTATCCAAACGGGGGCACCTGGAACCTATGTCTATGTGGTGACGCCAAAGCAGACGGCATCAATTCGTAAGGTGGAGCTTGGCCCGTTATATGGCGATCGCATCGTCGTGACCAAGGGGCTGAGCGCCACAGACAGTGTAGTGACAGAAGGGACGGATAAACTGCGGGAAGGAGCACCGATCACCATGGTGACAAGGTCTCCCGCCTCGGCTGGCAAGCAGAAATAGCCATGAACCCGTCAGAGCCGTTTATCCGCAGACCGATTGCCACCAGTCTCCTGATGATCGCCATTCTGATTGCCGGGCTCGTGGCGTTCGGTCAGCTGCCTCAGTCAGCTTTGCCTCAGGTCGATTATCCGACCATTCAGGTTACGACCCTCTATCCGGGGGCAAGCCCCGATGTGATCACCTCCTCGATCACCGCGCCGCTGGAACGGCAGTTCGGCCAGATGCCGGGTTTGCAGGAAATGTGGTCGTCGAGTTCGGGGGGAGCCTCGGTCATCACCTTGCGCTTTGCCCTGGAGCTCCAACTCGATGTGGCGGAGCAGGAGGTAC harbors:
- a CDS encoding efflux RND transporter periplasmic adaptor subunit gives rise to the protein MKKPALVLLLIVLGLGGWWWHSHNTPDSTTAGHGKKGAGDRVVPAVIAKAEIADVPIIITALGTITAREQATVHTRVDGLLQDLLFKEGDLVKAGSVIARIDSRPFDATLKAAVGQLARDQAQLDSGRLDLKRYQTLLAQDSIASQQVDDQQALVKQLEGTVASDVGSVDTARLNVVFTKVTAPITGIAGLRQVTVGNLVSTTDVNGIVIIAQLQPITAVFAVPQENLPKVMEKLRDANGKQRELTVDALDRTGKTILDSGKLLALDNQIDSTTGTLMFKGLFENKASRLFPGQFVNIRLTIDTLHGAVVVPQGAIQTGAPGTYVYVVTPKQTASIRKVELGPLYGDRIVVTKGLSATDSVVTEGTDKLREGAPITMVTRSPASAGKQK
- the hrpB gene encoding ATP-dependent helicase HrpB; its protein translation is MISVPDVFNLPIDDVLPAIRAGLARSGGLVLEAPPGAGKTTVVPLALLGESWRADRKILMLEPRRIAARAAARRMAQTLGEEVGGTVGYAMRLERKISRDTRIEVVTEGVLIRRLQRDPELSDVALVIFDEFHERSLDADLGLALTLEARDALRPDLKILIMSATLDGAPVAALLGGAEVLRSEGRSYPVETRFLDRTGSGDLVADSLRAVRRALEDEDGSILVFLPGVGEIRRLTDRLADGLPSHVLLAPLYGDLSAAEQDQAIRPAPAGMRKIVIATSIAETSLTIDGVRVVIDCGRARLPVFDPVSGMTRLETVKVSAASATQRRGRAGRVAPGVCYRLWTEAEDRALLAFTPPEIMAADLAPLALELAVWGTSDANELQWLTPPPAAALAQARDLLQRLGALDDAGLVTAHGREMAALPVHPRLAHMLIRGKADGGLAALIAATLGDRDPFRADRARADRDLRSRIEAMGRERDGVFRRLIETARRLTPDKLVMPDPAAIIDRSGPLLALAYPDRVARRRGDARGSYQLANGRGAQLDPTDPLANSEYLAIAALDGDRATARIYLAAPLDLDDIEELFADRMETQLTVAWDPRNRAVQAVEQERLDALILAERPVRPAPERMRAAVADGIRMLGLAALPWTRELEAFRGRVEFAARHDPDGGWPDFSDAGLLARLDDWLGPYLDGVSRESQFGRIDLGSALRGQLDWAAQQKLDQWVPSHWTVPSGSRLPIDYGGERPLLSVRLQEMFGATQTPTVMNGRVAVTLQLLSPAQRPVQVTQDLVSFWDRGYADVKRDLKGRYPKHFWPDDPRAAPPTARIKPRPRA
- a CDS encoding efflux RND transporter periplasmic adaptor subunit, whose amino-acid sequence is MPPLVKIAIRVAVTIAALWIAWIVGNRLWDYYMNEPWTRDGRIRADIVQVATDVSGLVIRVQVIDDQFVKKGDVLFEIDRIRYEAAKAQAVAALARARVDMLQQQRDAERFRKIGPGAVTAIQSEQTEAAADMARATYQQAQANLKLAEINIERTEVRSPVNGYVTNLTLKDGEYVTTGQAVMALVDSDSFRIDGYFEETKLPRIRVGDPATIRIMGVEQSLKGHVESIAAGIADRDRTKSPDLIANVNPTFNWVRLAQRIPVRIKIDDLPKGMRLIAGQTTTVIVGYEQKSKPADKKTTVPAAQQKP
- a CDS encoding FUSC family protein, translated to MILPGRKEWIFSVKAFIGAMSAVYIAFQIDLSRPVWAMLTAYIVAQPLAGMVQSKAVYRAIGTVIGSALAIVVVTEFINAPELMTLILALWVALCVYVTVLEKSPRSYMLMLSGYTVVIIASQSVTTPDLIFDTALSRCEEILLGIGCAILANNLIFPQRVGPVLLARLDSWLQDAVKLTRGVLNGMGDKAEADRDFARLTSDAIALDALRFHAVYDTPKLRAAENVIIALRHRMQNLLPLLVGVQDRGITLRLRSPAVYDQAAPLLRRTAAWLDDPKGTPSSAADIQLDLAAAMPSDLDIRKSWDQLLLRTILQRLSDIISAWGECYGLRRNIDSISRDQPPVSGPARIAVHRDHLVAALSGMAAAVSVGLTGLFWMFTGWPHGSVAMMMSAVGASIFSAQDDPGPVVVRFLYLSIPAAMIAGVYEVAIFPAFSDFPMLVLVLAPTYLILGAFLAIPAYAPSMMPLLLGATGILSISNTLPIDFENFVNGAVAQVFGLGISAIVLMLMRRLGTDWAAARLMGAVRRDLVRIAAGDPTLRQAEFESRMTDRLAELVPRLAGSEAKRHQVMTDAQAGYRLGLNMLALQQIRPDLPGTVGPAVTELLRALQRYFSIVIPDQAKINDLVGQHDLVMRLIAQADVSATTTQALIILGGMRHSLLIHNSLNESVTKAVSQFVDPLVEGQPA
- a CDS encoding DUF1656 domain-containing protein, giving the protein MIKEIDFFGLYLTPMLAWMILTFGIWLLVCRILEYVDAYRFVWHRSLFNVALYVILLGGVTYVLPRILY